A window of the Apodemus sylvaticus chromosome 15, mApoSyl1.1, whole genome shotgun sequence genome harbors these coding sequences:
- the Ece2 gene encoding endothelin-converting enzyme 2 isoform X3 — MNVALQELGGGGSMVEYKRAKLRDEESPETTVEGRATRDSLEVGFQKRTRQLFGSHTQLELALAGLILVLSALLFSCLVALWVQYHRDPAHSTCITEACIRVAGKILESLDRGVSPCQDFYQFSCGGWIRRNPLPNGRSRWNTFNSLWDQNQAILKHLLENATFNSSSEAERKTRSFYLSCLQSERIEKLGAQPLRDLINKIGGWNITGPWDEDNFMEVLKAVAGTYRATPFFTVYVSADSKSSNSNIIQVDQSGLFLPSRDYYLNRTANEKVLTAYLDYMVELGTLLGGQPTSTREQMQQVLELEIQLANITVPQDQRRDEEKIYHKMSISELQALAPSVDWLEFLSFLLSPLELGDSEPVVVYGTEYLQQVSELINRTEPSILNNYLIWNLVQKTTSSLDQRFETAQEKLLETLYGTKKSCTPRWQTCISNTDDALGFALGSLFVKATFDRQSKEIAEGMISEIRSAFEETLGDLVWMDEKTRLAAKEKADAIYDMIGFPDFILEPKELDDVYDGYEVSEDSFFQNMLNLYNFSAKVMADQLRKPPSRDQWSMTPQTVNAYYLPTKNEIVFPAGILQAPFYAHNHPKALNFGGIGVVMGHELTHAFDDQGREYDKEGNLRPWWQNESLTAFQNHTACMEEQYNQYQVNGERLNGLQTLGENIADNGGLKAAYNAYKAWLRKHGEEQLLPAVGLTNQQLFFVGFAQVWCSVRTPESSHEGLVTDPHSPARFRVLGTLSNSRDFLRHFGCPAGSPMNPGQLCEVW; from the exons ATGAACGTCGCGCTGCAGGAGCTGGGTGGCGGAGGCAGT ATGGTGGAGTACAAACGAGCTAAGCTTCGGGATGAAGAATCACCAGAGACTACAGTAGAAGGCAGGGCCACCCGGGACTCACTGGAG GTGGGATTCCAGAAGAGGACAAGACAACTCTTTGGTTCACACACACAGTTGGAGCTGGCCTTGGCAGGCCTCATTCTAGTGTTGTCTGCCCTTCTTTTTAGCTGCCTCGTGGCTCTGTGGGTCCAGTACCACAGAG ACCCAGCCCATAGCACCTGCATCACAGAAGCCTGCATTCGAGTCGCTGGAAAAATCCTGGAGTCTCTAGACCGTGGAGTGAGCCCCTGTCAGGACTTTTACCAGTTCTCGTGTGGAGGCTGGATTAGAAGAAACCCTCTACCCAATGGGCGTTCTCGCTGGAACACTTTCAACAGCCTCTGGGACCAGAACCAGGCCATACTGAAGCACCTGCTCG AGAATGCCACTTTCAATTCCAGCAGTGAGGCTGAGCGGAAAACTCGGAGTTTCTACCTGTCCTGCCTACAGTCGGAGCGCATTGAGAAGCTAGGAGCCCAGCCACTTCGAGACCTCATTAACAAG ATCGGAGGCTGGAACATCACGGGGCCTTGGGATGAGGACAACTTCATGGAGGTGCTAAAAGCAGTAGCAGGGACTTATAGAGCCACCCCATTCTTCACCGTCTACGTCAGTGCTGATTCTAAGAGTTCTAACAGCAATATCATCCAG GTGGACCAGTCAGGGCTTTTTCTGCCCTCTCGAGATTACTACCTAAATAGAACTGCCAATGAGAAA GTTCTCACTGCCTACCTGGACTACATGGTGGAGCTGGGAACGCTGCTGGGTGGACAGCCGACCTCCACCCGGGAGCAGATGCAGCAGGTgctggagctggagatacagtTGGCTAACATCACTGTGCCCCAGGATCAGCGGCGTGATGAGGAGAAGATCTATCACAAGATGAGCATCTCAGAGCTGCAG GCTCTGGCACCCTCCGTGGACTGGCTGgagttcctttctttcttgttatcGCCACTTGAGCTGGGTGACTCTGAGCCTGTGGTGGTGTATGGGACTGAGTATTTACAACAGGTGTCGGAGCTCATCAACCGTACGGAGCCAAG CATCCTGAACAATTACCTAATTTGGAACCTGGTGCAGAAGACGACCTCAAGCCTTGACCAGCGCTTTGAGACTGCACAGGAGAAGCTACTGGAGACCCTCTACGGTACCAAGAAG TCCTGCACGCCGAGGTGGCAGACCTGCATCTCCAATACAGATGATGCCCTGGGCTTCGCGCTGGGCTCGCTCTTTGTGAAGGCCACATTTGACCGACAAAGCAAGGAAATC GCCGAGGGGATGATTAGTGAAATCCGTTCTGCTTTTGAGGAGACCCTGGGAGACTTGGTTTGGATGGATGAGAAGACCCGGCTGGCAGCCAAGGAGAAA GCAGATGCCATCTATGATATGATTGGTTTCCCTGATTTCATCCTGGAGCCCAAAGAGCTGGATGATGTTTATGATGGG TATGAAGTCTCTGAAGATTCCTTTTTCCAAAACATGTTGAATCTGTACAACTTCTCAGCTAAGGTGATGGCTGACCAGCTCCGCAAACCTCCCAGCCGAGACCA GTGGAGCATGACACCTCAGACTGTGAACgcttactaccttccaaccaagAATGAAATCGTCTTCCCTGCTGGCATCTTGCAGGCCCCCTTCTATGCTCACAACCACCCAAA GGCCTTGAACTTTGGTGGCATCGGTGTGGTGATGGGCCATGAGTTGACACATGCCTTTGATGACCAAG GACGTGAGTATGACAAAGAAGGGAATCTGCGTCCTTGGTGGCAGAATGAGTCACTGACAGCTTTCCAGAATCACACAGCCTGCATGGAAGAACAGTACAACCAGTACCAGGTCAATGGAGAGAGGCTCAACGGACTCCAGACCCTGGGGGAAAACATCGCCGATAATGGGGGCCTCAAGGCTGCTTACAAT GCTTACAAAGCTTGGCTGAGGAAGCATGGGGAGGAGCAGCTGCTTCCCGCTGTGGGGCTCACCAATCAGCAGCTGTTCTTCGTGGGATTTGCTCAG GTGTGGTGCTCGGTACGCACACCAGAGAGCTCTCACGAGGGGCTGGTGACCGACCCCCACAGCCCTGCCCGTTTCCGAGTGCTGGGCACTCTCTCCAACTCCCGAGACTTCCTGCGGCACTTCGGCTGCCCTGCCGGCTCCCCCATGAACCCAGGGCAGCTGTGTGAGGTGTGGTAG